The Brachyhypopomus gauderio isolate BG-103 chromosome 2, BGAUD_0.2, whole genome shotgun sequence genome contains a region encoding:
- the LOC143496701 gene encoding uncharacterized protein LOC143496701, with protein MDLLQLCSLPGALRCYRSEDRVVLQACAEWVKPRDQAWSSNPRDQAWSSNPRDQAWSAVVFLSELESHYQEERDALTALLNRVDRAVLPEMYLSLCVALRRAERETYSYLALLASKQQWDKWPYTRGSVSEGLGKLWLQEKQDHSRSIGQGRRTAGSIQQAVLHCLVLCQEQERRSLLNILHTLSLDELQGTTHDYEVTEKNADALRQGCVSSLRQLKASLLGGPGPGPGPGHPSASVSWADCAVHLLTRLSMAHEDETWNLLHTFPSTDASGLMVLLQKYEDELRVPKLHSLHELLQSHVATHIPTHTSPGVSMVKTPTLMDEKKTEQDEGQDVSSLNEDQELCFGCGGVLVPEDAPYLEILGGRGHRDEEDLDNYGVEGEGRGGGKKGKRDVSHDKIKEAEGRRELAVEETMGGEEERREAERGERSVEDREEVVCVEKQDSLITLAWSKPADGEITTGLPEEETVEETPADLLTNTQQVHLNTAHNEVEDSSSPEHTRTTEKDAIMQCVQDHSTRTTAESAVNGNITDPANPEPGPKIPHGAGRIYQNKAKLVNAVCEEHKSKVVCGSQVFEDQKSELVCESEVCEEKSELVCGSEVCEKQKSELVIESKVCEQQKSELVCGSEVCEHQKSELLCGSEVCEQQKNELVCGTEVCDQQKSELVCGSEVGEEQKSELVCGSEVGEEQKSELVCGSEVGEGQKSELVCGSEVGEEQQLQREATMRSLVHIQRRAELRWQQDRDRQLYRVQQRLSIIQNKKSDEDLLGLTQEDTFKQLAGSLQQQDEQQQKTLVKEKLLQLRRERSYVLQSRRERNTAGFKELLAPTAQHMTDTEDGL; from the exons ATGGACCTGCTGCAGTTGTGCAGTCTGCCTGGTGCGCTCCGTTGTTACAG GAGTGAAGATCGGGTGGTCTTACAGGCCTGTGCTGAGTGGGTAAAACCCAGGGATCAGGCATGGTCGTCCAACCCCAGGGATCAGGCATGGTCGTCCAACCCCAGGGATCAGGCCTGGTCAGCTGTAGTCTTCCTTTCAGAGTTGGAGTCTCACTaccaggaggagagagatgctCTTACAGCACTGCTCAACAG AGTGGACCGAGCAGTCCTGCCAGAGATGTACCTCAGTCTGTGTGTGGCTTTGagaagggcagagagagaaactTACTCTTACCTAGCACTGCTGGCCTCCAAGCAACAGTGGGACAAGTG GCCGTACACAAGAGGTTCAGTGAGTGAAGGTCTAGGAAAGCTTTGGCTGCAGGAGAAGCAGGATCACAGCAGGAGCATTGGACAGGGACGGAGAACGGCGGGCAGCATACAACAG GCTGTGCTGCATTGCCTGGTGCTGTGTCAGGAGCAGGAGAGGCGGAGCCTCCTGAATATCCTGCACACCCTTTccctggatgagctgcagggAACCACTCATGATTATG AGGTGACAGAGAAGAATGCTGATGCTCTGAGACAGGGCTGTGTGTCCAGCCTGAGACAGCTCAAAGCTTCACTGCTGGgaggaccaggaccaggaccaggaccaggacaCCCGTCTGCCTCTGTCTCCTGGGCTGACTGTGCTGTTCACTTACTCACACGGCTCTCGATGGCACATGAAGATGAAACCTGGAATCTACTGCATACGTTTCCAAGCacg GATGCCAGTGGTCTTATGGTCTTGCTTCAGAAATATGAGGATGAGCTCCGTGTTCCTAAGCTGCACAGCCTGCATGAGCTACTACAGTCACATGTCGCTACACACATCCcgacacacacctctccaggcGTGTCCATGGTGAAGACTCCCACTTTGATG GATGAGAAGAAGACTGAGCAAGATGAAGGACAAGATGTTTCATCATTAAATGAAGATCAAGAGCTCTGCTTTG GGTGTGGTGGTGTCCTAGTCCCTGAAGATGCGCCGTATCTAGAGATCCTGGGAGGTAGAGGCCACAGAGATGAGGAGGACCTGGACAATTATGGAgttgagggagaggggagagggggaggaaagAAGGGAAAAAGAGATGTATCACATGACAAAATAAAGGAGgcagagggcaggagagagtTAGCAGTGGAGGAGACAAtggggggagaagaggagaggagagaagcggagagaggagagaggagtgtggaAGACAGAGAGGAGGTAGTTTGTGTGGAGAAACAGGACTCATTGATCACACTGGCCTGGAGCAAACCAGCTGATGGT GAAATTACCACAGGTTTACCAGAGGAAGAGACAGTAGAGGAGACACCTGCAGATCTTCTGACCAACACACAGCAGGTTCACTTAAATACAGCGCACAATGAAGTAGAGGACTCCAGTTCTCCCGAGCACACACGGACTACAGAGAAGGATGCAATCATGCAGTGTGTACAGGATCACTCCACACGCACCACG GCTGAAAGTGCAGTAAATGGAAATATCACGGATCCAGCAAATCCAGAACCGGGCCCAAAGATCCCACATGGAGCCGGGCGAATATACCAAAACAAGGCTAAACTGGTCAATGCAGTGTGTGAGGAGCACAAGAGCAAAGTGGTGTGTGGCAGTCAAGTGTTTGAGGACCAGAAGAGTGagctggtgtgtgagagtgaggtgtgtgaggagaagagtgagctggtgtgtgggagtgaggtgtgtgagaaaCAGAAGAGTGAGCTGGTAATTGAGAGTAAGGTGTGTGAACAGCAGAAGAGTGAGctggtgtgtgggagtgaggtgtgtgaacaTCAGAAGAGTGAGctgctgtgtgggagtgaggtgtgtgaacaGCAGAAGAATGAGCTGGTGTGTGGGACTGAGGTGTGTGATCAGCAGAAGAGTGAGctggtgtgtgggagtgaggtgggtgaggagcagaagagtgagctggtgtgtgggagtgaggtgggtgaggagcagaagagtgagctggtgtgtggtagtgaggtggGTGAGGGGCAGAAGAGTGAgctggtgtgtggtagtgaggtggGTGAGGAGCAGCAGCTACAACGGGAGGCCACCATGCGTAGCCTGGTACACATCCAGAGGAGAGCGGAGCTCAGATGGCaacaagacagagacagacaactGTACCGA GTTCAACAGCGCCTGTCAATCATCCAAAACAAGAAGTCAGATGAGGACCTGCTGGGTCTGACACAGGAAGACACATTCAAGCAGCTGGCTGGCTCACTGCAACAG CAAGATGAGCAGCAACAGAAGACCTTGGTTAAAGAGAAACTGCTACAGCTGCGTAGAGAACGTTCATATGTCCTACAGTCCAGGAGAGAGAG AAACACTGCAGGGTTTAAGGAACTGCTTGCACCCACGGCTCAGCACATGACCGATACAGAAGATGGGCTTTAG